The Actinomadura sp. WMMB 499 genome includes a window with the following:
- a CDS encoding alpha/beta fold hydrolase, which translates to MPTELTYDATLRELATEQGVLRYHEAGEGPPLLLLHGSGPGVTGWRNFHDNLPLFSKYFRCLILEFPGFGVSDPTDQHPMVAAPAAVARFLDGLGLDRVDVIGNSMGGIIGTRFALAHPDRVGSLVTIGGIGRNIFSPGPGEGINLLMEFTENPTREALVQWLNSMVFDPRLVTEELIEERWKQATDPDTLAAARRMYGKAAMAANFKMQAKSDEPPYWAMLHKLKARTLVTWGRDDRVSPMDMVLVPMRTIPDVQVNIFPNCGHWVMIEQKAAWESAVLAFLTRTGEQADTRTGGERGGA; encoded by the coding sequence ATGCCGACGGAGTTGACGTACGACGCGACGCTGCGCGAACTCGCCACCGAACAGGGCGTCCTGCGCTACCACGAGGCCGGTGAGGGCCCGCCCCTGCTGCTGCTGCACGGCTCGGGTCCGGGCGTGACGGGCTGGCGGAACTTCCACGACAACCTGCCGCTGTTCTCGAAGTACTTCCGCTGCCTGATCCTGGAGTTCCCCGGCTTCGGGGTGAGCGACCCGACCGACCAGCACCCGATGGTGGCCGCGCCCGCCGCGGTGGCCCGGTTCCTGGACGGGCTGGGCCTCGACCGCGTCGACGTGATCGGCAACTCGATGGGCGGCATCATCGGGACGCGGTTCGCGCTCGCGCACCCGGACCGGGTCGGCAGCCTCGTCACGATCGGCGGCATCGGCCGGAACATCTTCAGCCCCGGCCCCGGCGAGGGCATCAACCTGCTGATGGAGTTCACCGAGAACCCCACCCGCGAGGCGCTCGTCCAGTGGCTGAACTCGATGGTCTTCGACCCGCGGCTGGTGACCGAGGAGCTCATCGAGGAGCGGTGGAAGCAGGCCACCGACCCCGACACGCTGGCCGCCGCGCGGCGCATGTACGGCAAGGCCGCGATGGCCGCGAACTTCAAGATGCAGGCGAAGTCGGACGAGCCGCCGTACTGGGCGATGCTGCACAAGCTCAAGGCGCGCACCCTCGTCACCTGGGGGCGGGACGACCGCGTCAGCCCGATGGACATGGTTCTGGTGCCGATGCGGACGATCCCCGACGTGCAGGTCAACATCTTCCCGAACTGCGGGCACTGGGTGATGATCGAGCAGAAGGCCGCCTGGGAGAGCGCGGTGCTGGCGTTCCTCACGCGCACCGGCGAGCAGGCCGATACGCGCACCGGCGGCGAGCGGGGCGGCGCGTGA
- a CDS encoding FAD-binding protein — MSAAAGGTGTDGRAPEQGFDHEYDLVIVGSGGGGMAAALTAHDAGLSVLVVEKGKKFGGSTALSGGGIWIPNNPILRARGHDDSRESIRRYLDLLTEGRVPAARLDAYVDNGPAAMELICRSKWMQFFWTKGYADYHPELEGGRPLGRSIEAKPFDTRKLGEDEKYQRPNNMKGPLGLWITAKDYHDLAMAKRTWAGRRASMVAAWRVSSNLVRRRHMSTGGRALVARMRMALKDAGIPLWLKTKMTDLVTAGDGTVTGVVVERDGETLRLRGRCGVLLATGGFDHNREMRETYLPEGGREDFAMGARENTGDGIRLGEGLGAALDFMDDAWWMPAVRHPAGATIPLVSERAIPRMVIVSPEGKRFTNEAAPYVNFVHDQLAGGHVPCWFVMDAKTRARYPFAQILPGAPIPKAFYDKGIVFKADSLDELAKQIGVPADALGETVRTFNEYARAGKDPEFGRGESAYDHYYGDPNLKNPNLDAIESAPYYAWRLEVGDLGTKGGLVCDEHSRVLRADGSAIPGLYATGNTSASVMGNEYAGPGATIGPSIVFGYIAARHAAARDETGAGGERGAAGTAAAAERP; from the coding sequence GTGAGCGCGGCGGCCGGCGGGACCGGCACGGACGGCCGGGCCCCCGAGCAGGGCTTCGACCACGAGTACGACCTGGTGATCGTCGGCAGCGGCGGCGGCGGGATGGCCGCGGCACTGACCGCGCACGACGCGGGGCTGAGCGTCCTCGTCGTGGAGAAGGGCAAGAAGTTCGGCGGCAGCACCGCGCTGTCGGGCGGCGGGATCTGGATCCCCAACAACCCGATCCTGCGGGCGCGCGGCCACGACGACAGCCGCGAGTCGATCCGCCGCTACCTCGACCTGCTCACCGAGGGCCGCGTCCCCGCCGCCCGCCTCGACGCCTACGTCGACAACGGCCCGGCGGCGATGGAGCTGATCTGCCGCAGCAAGTGGATGCAGTTCTTCTGGACGAAGGGCTACGCCGACTACCACCCCGAGCTGGAAGGCGGACGGCCGCTGGGCCGGTCCATCGAGGCCAAGCCGTTCGACACCCGCAAGCTCGGCGAGGACGAGAAGTACCAGCGGCCCAACAACATGAAGGGCCCGCTGGGCCTGTGGATCACCGCGAAGGACTACCACGACCTCGCGATGGCCAAGCGGACGTGGGCGGGCCGCCGCGCGTCGATGGTCGCGGCGTGGCGCGTCTCGTCCAACCTGGTCCGCCGCCGCCACATGTCGACCGGCGGGCGCGCGCTCGTCGCCCGGATGCGGATGGCGCTCAAGGACGCCGGGATCCCGCTCTGGCTGAAGACGAAGATGACCGACCTCGTCACCGCCGGGGACGGCACGGTCACCGGCGTCGTCGTGGAGCGGGACGGCGAGACGCTGCGGCTGCGCGGGCGGTGCGGGGTGCTGCTGGCGACCGGCGGGTTCGACCACAACCGGGAGATGCGCGAGACGTACCTGCCGGAGGGCGGCCGGGAAGACTTCGCGATGGGCGCGCGGGAGAACACCGGCGACGGCATCCGCCTCGGCGAGGGGCTCGGCGCGGCGCTGGACTTCATGGACGACGCGTGGTGGATGCCCGCCGTGCGGCACCCGGCCGGTGCGACGATCCCGCTGGTGTCCGAACGGGCCATCCCGCGGATGGTGATCGTGTCCCCGGAGGGCAAGCGGTTCACGAACGAGGCGGCCCCGTACGTGAACTTCGTCCACGACCAGCTCGCGGGCGGGCACGTCCCGTGCTGGTTCGTGATGGACGCGAAGACGCGCGCGCGCTACCCGTTCGCGCAAATCCTTCCGGGCGCGCCCATCCCCAAGGCGTTCTACGACAAGGGGATCGTGTTCAAGGCCGACTCCCTGGACGAGCTCGCGAAGCAGATCGGGGTCCCGGCGGACGCACTGGGCGAGACCGTCCGGACCTTCAACGAGTACGCGCGCGCCGGCAAGGACCCGGAGTTCGGCCGCGGCGAGAGCGCCTACGACCACTACTACGGCGACCCCAACCTCAAGAACCCGAACCTGGACGCCATCGAGTCGGCGCCCTACTACGCGTGGAGGCTCGAGGTCGGCGACCTGGGCACCAAGGGCGGCCTGGTGTGCGACGAGCACAGCCGCGTCCTGCGCGCGGACGGCTCGGCGATCCCCGGCCTGTACGCGACGGGCAACACGTCCGCGTCGGTGATGGGCAACGAGTACGCGGGTCCGGGCGCCACGATCGGCCCGTCCATCGTGTTCGGCTACATCGCCGCCCGGCACGCCGCGGCCCGGGACGAGACCGGGGCCGGGGGCGAGCGGGGCGCGGCCGGGACGGCCGCCGCGGCGGAGCGGCCATGA
- a CDS encoding ferredoxin--NADP reductase produces the protein MTGLKARVVEVVRETADAHSLVLEPADGDDRDRFRYKPGQFLTVRVPAPDGWAARCYSLCSSPVTDDRLKVTVKRVEGGLGSNWICDNVTAGDVLEVLRPSGTFTPPSLDADLLLLAGGSGITPVMSILKSCLAGGSGSVVLVYANRDERSVIFADELRALAAEHGERLTVVHWLESVQGLPTEPGIRALARAHTHREAFVCGPGPFMDLTASALTGLGMNVHIERFFSLAADPFETPEGPDPEEAADGDAGEPGEIEVELDGETRTLPWPRSELLLDTLLRAGVDAPFSCREGSCAACACVVLEGEAVMDANTVLDERDLADGLILACQARPAGDRLKITYDG, from the coding sequence ATGACGGGGTTGAAGGCGCGGGTCGTCGAGGTCGTCCGGGAGACGGCCGACGCGCACTCGCTCGTCCTGGAACCGGCCGACGGCGACGACCGCGACCGGTTCCGGTACAAGCCCGGGCAGTTCCTGACGGTCCGGGTGCCCGCGCCGGACGGCTGGGCGGCGCGCTGCTACTCGCTGTGCAGCTCGCCGGTCACCGACGACCGGCTCAAGGTGACGGTGAAGCGGGTCGAGGGCGGGCTCGGCTCCAACTGGATCTGCGACAACGTCACCGCGGGCGACGTGCTGGAGGTGCTGCGGCCGTCCGGCACGTTCACGCCGCCGTCGCTGGACGCGGACCTGCTGCTCCTCGCGGGCGGCAGCGGCATCACCCCGGTCATGTCGATCCTCAAGTCGTGCCTGGCCGGAGGCTCCGGGTCGGTCGTCCTCGTCTACGCGAACCGGGACGAACGGTCCGTCATCTTCGCGGACGAGCTGCGGGCGCTCGCGGCGGAGCACGGCGAACGGCTCACGGTCGTCCACTGGCTGGAGTCGGTGCAGGGGCTTCCCACGGAGCCGGGCATACGCGCGCTGGCGCGCGCGCACACCCACCGCGAGGCGTTCGTGTGCGGGCCCGGCCCGTTCATGGACCTGACGGCGTCGGCGCTCACGGGCCTCGGCATGAACGTCCACATCGAACGGTTCTTCTCGCTCGCCGCCGACCCGTTCGAGACCCCCGAGGGCCCCGACCCCGAGGAGGCCGCGGACGGCGACGCGGGCGAGCCCGGCGAGATCGAGGTCGAGCTGGACGGGGAGACCCGCACGCTGCCCTGGCCCCGGTCCGAACTGCTCCTCGACACCCTGCTGCGGGCCGGGGTCGACGCCCCGTTCTCGTGCCGCGAGGGCTCCTGCGCCGCGTGCGCCTGCGTCGTCCTGGAGGGCGAGGCGGTCATGGACGCCAACACCGTCCTCGACGAGCGGGACCTCGCCGACGGGCTCATCCTCGCCTGCCAGGCGCGGCCGGCCGGCGACCGGCTCAAGATCACATACGACGGCTGA
- a CDS encoding IclR family transcriptional regulator translates to MAELMAPGRRETPPSMVERMTLILDAFNGPSARLTLEDVARRTRLPRSTAHRILDQLVRQRWLSHHSYGYGLGQRALGLGGRDGGHGKIREAAAPLLHELQVTTGLVAHLAVLDGAEVFYLDKLGGRLATSVPSRVGGRAPAHSTALGKSMLAWLEPEQVDALLGSEIARMTSRTIGELGTLHQELHRIRQRRGLAFERGESFPGIACVAAAIRGAEGPVAGISLVGDVRAPLENVAPLVVTAAREASQVLFPGSAPSRPDGTPRARRPAADRTGERECWSAETMNRLLAVEGRGDWM, encoded by the coding sequence ATGGCCGAGCTCATGGCGCCCGGGCGGCGGGAGACGCCGCCGTCGATGGTCGAGCGGATGACCCTGATCCTGGACGCGTTCAACGGCCCGTCCGCACGGCTGACCTTGGAGGACGTCGCGCGCCGCACCCGGCTGCCGCGCTCGACGGCCCACCGGATCCTGGACCAGCTCGTCCGGCAGCGCTGGCTGTCGCACCACTCGTACGGGTACGGGCTCGGGCAGCGGGCCCTCGGGCTCGGCGGCCGGGACGGCGGGCACGGCAAGATCCGGGAGGCGGCGGCGCCGCTGCTGCACGAGCTGCAGGTCACCACCGGCCTGGTCGCGCACCTGGCCGTGCTGGACGGCGCCGAGGTCTTCTACCTGGACAAGCTGGGCGGGCGGCTCGCCACGTCCGTGCCGTCGCGGGTCGGCGGCCGGGCCCCGGCGCACTCCACCGCGCTCGGCAAGTCGATGCTGGCGTGGCTGGAGCCCGAGCAGGTCGACGCGCTGCTCGGCTCGGAGATCGCCCGGATGACCAGCCGCACCATCGGCGAGCTGGGCACGCTGCACCAGGAGCTGCACCGGATCCGGCAGCGCCGCGGGCTGGCGTTCGAGCGCGGCGAGTCGTTCCCCGGCATCGCCTGCGTGGCCGCCGCGATCCGCGGCGCCGAGGGCCCGGTCGCGGGCATCTCGCTGGTCGGGGACGTCCGCGCGCCGCTGGAGAACGTCGCGCCGCTCGTCGTCACCGCCGCCCGCGAGGCCTCGCAGGTGCTGTTCCCCGGCTCGGCCCCGTCCCGTCCGGACGGGACGCCGCGCGCGCGCAGGCCCGCGGCGGACCGGACGGGCGAGCGGGAGTGCTGGTCGGCCGAGACCATGAACCGGCTGCTCGCCGTGGAGGGCCGGGGCGACTGGATGTGA
- a CDS encoding TIGR03619 family F420-dependent LLM class oxidoreductase, with amino-acid sequence MRVGIVTPVVAQPPPGHAAWERDASVDDLARIVETADRLGYHHATCSEHVAVPAGAAEQRGGVYWDPLATFGYLAARTARIRLATQVLVLGYHHPLAIAKRYGTLDLVSGGRLTLGLGVGSLQEEFDLLDVPFSERGARADDALAALQASLSRRTPEYHGSHYDYSGFVVEPHAVQEHVPIWIGGRTARSLRRALTADGWVPFGLALDDLATMLAGADVPDGFDVVLAPSRPLDPAKDPDGAAAALRRLRDAGATVAGVRLAADSPGHYREQLAALRELDCGLTFGDVR; translated from the coding sequence ATGCGCGTCGGCATCGTCACGCCCGTGGTGGCCCAGCCGCCCCCCGGGCACGCCGCCTGGGAGCGCGACGCGAGCGTCGACGACCTCGCCCGGATCGTCGAGACGGCCGACCGCCTCGGCTACCACCACGCCACGTGCAGCGAGCACGTCGCCGTCCCCGCCGGGGCCGCCGAACAGCGCGGCGGCGTCTACTGGGACCCGCTCGCCACCTTCGGCTACCTGGCCGCCCGCACCGCGCGCATCCGCCTCGCCACCCAGGTCCTGGTGCTCGGCTACCACCACCCCCTGGCCATCGCCAAGCGCTACGGTACGCTCGACCTGGTCAGCGGGGGCCGCCTCACGCTCGGCCTGGGCGTGGGCAGCCTGCAGGAGGAGTTCGACCTGCTCGACGTGCCGTTCAGCGAGCGCGGCGCGCGCGCGGACGACGCGCTGGCCGCGCTACAGGCGTCCCTGTCCCGCCGCACACCCGAGTACCACGGCTCCCACTACGACTACTCGGGATTCGTGGTCGAACCCCACGCCGTCCAGGAGCACGTCCCCATCTGGATCGGCGGCCGCACCGCCCGCTCCCTCCGCCGCGCCCTGACCGCCGACGGCTGGGTCCCCTTCGGACTCGCCCTCGACGACCTGGCGACGATGCTCGCCGGCGCCGACGTGCCCGACGGGTTCGACGTCGTCCTCGCCCCGTCCCGTCCCCTCGACCCGGCGAAGGACCCGGACGGCGCCGCCGCGGCCCTGCGCCGCCTGCGGGACGCGGGCGCGACCGTCGCGGGCGTCCGCCTCGCCGCCGACTCCCCCGGCCACTACCGCGAGCAACTCGCCGCCCTGCGCGAACTCGACTGCGGCCTCACCTTCGGAGACGTGCGGTGA
- a CDS encoding flavin reductase family protein: MPAEPALTTPPHTEPTEDPAAGEPTPAEFRRAMSEFATGVTVVTAIEGGEPIGFACQSFTSVSLEPPLVLFCADVRGRSWPRIRAAGRFCVNVLGEDQRDLCQRFGSSRGRKFEELAWDVSPWGTPEFRDVLLAVHAEVRDVHRAGDHDVVIGRVLGVRRPEDRLDRPMVFFRSRFGVDEPENPESADAPDAWWSGQWGWM, translated from the coding sequence ATGCCAGCCGAACCAGCGCTCACCACGCCGCCGCACACCGAGCCCACCGAAGACCCGGCCGCCGGCGAACCGACCCCCGCCGAGTTCCGGCGGGCGATGTCGGAGTTCGCCACCGGCGTCACCGTCGTCACCGCGATCGAGGGCGGCGAACCGATCGGCTTCGCCTGCCAGTCGTTCACGTCGGTCTCCCTCGAGCCCCCGCTGGTGCTGTTCTGCGCCGACGTCCGCGGCCGGTCCTGGCCGCGGATCCGCGCCGCCGGGCGGTTCTGCGTCAACGTGCTCGGCGAGGACCAGCGCGACCTGTGCCAGCGGTTCGGGTCGAGCCGCGGGCGCAAGTTCGAGGAGCTCGCCTGGGACGTCTCCCCGTGGGGCACGCCCGAGTTCCGGGACGTCCTGCTGGCCGTCCACGCGGAGGTGCGGGACGTCCACCGCGCCGGCGACCACGACGTGGTGATCGGCCGGGTCCTCGGGGTGCGGCGCCCGGAGGACCGCCTCGACCGCCCGATGGTCTTCTTCCGCAGCCGGTTCGGCGTGGACGAGCCGGAGAACCCCGAGTCGGCGGACGCCCCGGACGCCTGGTGGAGCGGGCAGTGGGGCTGGATGTGA